Sequence from the Chloroflexota bacterium genome:
AGGCGGTTTGGACGTCTTGGTCAACAACGCCGGTGTTACGGTGGAGCGTCCGTTTCAGGAGACCACCGAGGCGCACTATGACCTGATGTTCGACCTGAACGTGCGCGGCTACTTCTTCTGCGCCCAACAGGCGCTGCCCCACATGCTGGCGCGCGGCGGCGGCAGTATCGTGAATATCTCCTCCGTGCATGGCTATGCAGGCTATCCGTCCCACGTGGCGTACGCCGGCACGAAAGGCGCGGTCAACGCTCTGACCCGCACGCTGGCTATCGAGCTCGCGCCGCAGCATGTCAGAGTCAATACAATTGGTCCGGGTCTCATCGAAGTGCCGCGCTACTTCGACAATCCGGCATATACGACCGAAAAAGGCGCCAGCCAAGTGCCGTGGGGACGCGTGGGGCGACCCGCAGATATTGCGAAAGTAGCAGCCTTCTTGGCCTCTGACGGGGCCGATTTCGTCACCGGCCAGGTAATCTACGTGGATGGCGGCAGTACGGCGCGCATGTCACTAGCGCCGGTTGAGTGAGGTGGCGTAGCTCGGCAGGTGAGCGTGGAGACTGGATGGACTCGCATTACCATTGGGTAAGAGTGTTGTGATGCTCTTGCGAACTGTTTGAATTGGTCCGGATTGGCGCAGAATTCCCCTCACCCCGGCCCTCTCCCCTGTACAGACCGGGGACATAGGTAACAGTTGTTCGGAGACATGGGTTACACATTTTACTGATTGACACCTACGAGAACTTTGGGTTG
This genomic interval carries:
- a CDS encoding glucose 1-dehydrogenase, which gives rise to MSALEGRRALVTGAGIGIGQGIALELARQGAAVAVHYYADSVAGGQETVAAIKESGGAAVPIEADLTNVAECRRAVDEAAAGLGGLDVLVNNAGVTVERPFQETTEAHYDLMFDLNVRGYFFCAQQALPHMLARGGGSIVNISSVHGYAGYPSHVAYAGTKGAVNALTRTLAIELAPQHVRVNTIGPGLIEVPRYFDNPAYTTEKGASQVPWGRVGRPADIAKVAAFLASDGADFVTGQVIYVDGGSTARMSLAPVE